The Deltaproteobacteria bacterium DNA window GATCGTCCGTCGAATTCTCGAACTTCATGTTCCACTTCCCCTGCTCCTTGCCCCAGCGATGCCCCATCGCCCCCTTGGGCACGACAAAATTTCCCGATTTTTCGTCGATATTCAGAAATTTCCAGTCGCCGTTCTCGATATCCTTGAATGGGGCAAGTGCGTTGGCGCGAAGAAGGCGCCCCGGCTTGTACGGTGAAACAGTACCCCCCTCCGGGGACTTCGCCGAAGGGTAATGATCCCCCTCTTTGTCAAGAACAACGAGGTACGGGCTGTCGGTGTACTGTTTGGCGTACTTCAGAAAATAAGGGGTCTGTTTTTCGTGGTGAAATTCCTTCAAAATAACATGCGAAACCGCCATCCAGAACGCGCCGTCGCTCCCCGCGTGGAGAGGCACCCACTGGTCCGCGTACTTGCAGACCTGGCTGAAATCGGGCGAAAAGACCACCGCCTTGGTGCCGTTGTGCCGCGACTCCGCGAAAAAATGGCAATCGGGGGTCCTTGTCATGTTGAGGCAGGCCCCCATGTCGGCGATCATCTTGGCGTTGTACCAGTCGGCGCTCTCGCAAACGTCGGTCTGCTCGCCCCAGATTTCCGGAAAAGCGGTGGGAAGATCGCAGTACCAGTCGTAGAAACTCAAATTGACGCCGCCAAAAAGCTGAAGGAATCGTCCGCCCGCCGCGTAGCTTAACATCGACATGGCAGGGATCGGCGAAAAACCGATGACCCGGTCGGGGCCGTATTTTTTGGCCGTATAAATATTGGCGGCCGCCATGAGTTCCAGAACCTCGTCCCAACCGACTCTCCGAAATCCCCCCTTGCCGCGGGCATTTTGATACTTCTTGCGCTTCTCTTTGTCCTTTTGCAGGGCTTCCCACGCCTTGAGAGGATCACCGGTTTTTTCTTTCTCTTCCCGGTAGGCGTCAATCAGGGAACCCCGGATCAGCGGATATTTGATCCGAAGGGGGCTGTACAAATACCAGGAATAGGAAATCCCCCTCTGACATCCGCGCGGTTCATAAGGCGGAAGTTTGTCTTCGAGAAGCGGATAATCGATTTGCTGTGTCTCCCAAACCACGATGCCGTCTTTGACATGAATCTGCCAGGAACAACCCCCGGTGCAGTTGACCCCATGCGTGCTTCTGACGATACGGTCATGCTGAAAGCGGTTCCGGTAAAATTCCTCCCACTGCCGCGTTTCCGGAGAGATGATGTCTTTGATCCAACCCATGAGTTGTTCTCCTTATATTCTCTCTCTTCTATTCCGA harbors:
- a CDS encoding nitrate reductase subunit alpha, yielding MGWIKDIISPETRQWEEFYRNRFQHDRIVRSTHGVNCTGGCSWQIHVKDGIVVWETQQIDYPLLEDKLPPYEPRGCQRGISYSWYLYSPLRIKYPLIRGSLIDAYREEKEKTGDPLKAWEALQKDKEKRKKYQNARGKGGFRRVGWDEVLELMAAANIYTAKKYGPDRVIGFSPIPAMSMLSYAAGGRFLQLFGGVNLSFYDWYCDLPTAFPEIWGEQTDVCESADWYNAKMIADMGACLNMTRTPDCHFFAESRHNGTKAVVFSPDFSQVCKYADQWVPLHAGSDGAFWMAVSHVILKEFHHEKQTPYFLKYAKQYTDSPYLVVLDKEGDHYPSAKSPEGGTVSPYKPGRLLRANALAPFKDIENGDWKFLNIDEKSGNFVVPKGAMGHRWGKEQGKWNMKFENSTDD